A region from the Halobellus litoreus genome encodes:
- a CDS encoding tetratricopeptide repeat protein, with protein MTDGERDDHEFSSGQGFDEDYEEFTLDPPELKVDPTKVDPVDTRVLTDELDRRNVASDQVDVEQLVDVGLSYMQINRFEEATETFERAARFADEESLEAQEAWVNKGAAHAELEEWDEAIGAYREALRANEESEHAASAETNLAYALWNAGEIEAALHHAERAVEIDPRFPQAWYNRGFFLAERGLNEEAVNAFDNAIRLGMRTADVLEEKARALEELGEDEQAEEVQQQANELRQEREQEMLQQQQGQQRQPQERQQRR; from the coding sequence ATGACAGACGGCGAGCGAGACGACCACGAGTTCTCCTCGGGGCAGGGCTTCGACGAGGACTACGAGGAGTTCACACTCGACCCGCCGGAGTTGAAGGTCGACCCGACGAAGGTCGACCCCGTCGACACGCGGGTCCTCACCGACGAACTCGACAGGCGAAACGTCGCCTCCGACCAGGTCGACGTCGAGCAACTCGTCGACGTCGGGCTCTCGTATATGCAGATCAACCGCTTCGAGGAGGCCACCGAGACCTTCGAGCGCGCGGCGCGCTTCGCCGACGAGGAGTCGCTCGAAGCGCAGGAGGCCTGGGTAAACAAGGGCGCGGCCCACGCCGAGTTGGAGGAGTGGGACGAGGCCATCGGCGCGTATCGGGAGGCGCTCCGCGCCAACGAGGAGTCCGAACACGCCGCGTCGGCGGAGACGAACCTCGCCTACGCGCTCTGGAACGCCGGCGAGATCGAGGCGGCGCTGCACCACGCCGAGCGCGCCGTCGAGATCGACCCGCGCTTCCCGCAGGCGTGGTACAACCGCGGGTTCTTCCTCGCCGAACGCGGGCTCAACGAGGAGGCCGTCAACGCCTTCGACAACGCCATCCGCCTCGGGATGCGCACCGCCGACGTCCTCGAAGAGAAGGCTCGCGCGCTGGAGGAACTCGGCGAGGACGAACAGGCCGAGGAGGTCCAGCAGCAGGCGAACGAACTGCGTCAGGAACGCGAACAGGAGATGCTGCAACAGCAGCAAGGACAGCAGAGGCAGCCGCAAGAGCGCCAGCAGCGCCGGTGA
- the thpR gene encoding RNA 2',3'-cyclic phosphodiesterase, translating into MRLFVSIDLPDRLAEAVADAQERIAEAEGLRFVDPTQAHLTLFFLGDTDPDRVIAIEDALERAVDDAGVDPFELRVGGFGVFPSPEYISVVWVGVRDGGGAAETTRLHDAVSEELTALGFEGDDHEFTPHVTIARMDDARGKDLVQRVVRETDPDLGAFRVGEIRLKESTLTEAGPEYETVASFEL; encoded by the coding sequence ATGCGACTGTTCGTCAGCATCGACCTCCCGGACCGCCTCGCCGAGGCCGTCGCCGACGCGCAGGAGCGCATCGCCGAGGCCGAGGGACTGCGCTTCGTCGATCCCACACAGGCGCACCTGACGCTGTTCTTCCTGGGCGACACCGATCCGGACCGCGTGATCGCGATCGAGGACGCGCTGGAGCGGGCGGTCGACGACGCCGGCGTCGACCCCTTCGAGCTCCGCGTCGGCGGCTTCGGCGTCTTCCCATCCCCGGAGTACATCAGCGTCGTCTGGGTCGGCGTCCGCGACGGCGGGGGCGCGGCGGAGACGACGCGGCTGCACGACGCCGTGTCAGAAGAACTCACCGCGCTCGGCTTCGAGGGCGACGACCACGAGTTCACGCCGCACGTCACGATCGCGCGGATGGACGACGCCCGCGGGAAGGATCTCGTCCAGCGCGTCGTCCGCGAGACCGACCCGGACCTCGGGGCGTTCCGCGTCGGGGAGATTCGGCTGAAGGAGAGCACGCTGACCGAAGCGGGCCCCGAGTACGAGACGGTCGCGTCGTTCGAGTTGTGA
- a CDS encoding DMT family transporter produces the protein MMRTRTPLVFLLVAAIWGTGFTATEIGLRSLPPALFAALRFDLAAVLLFGLAVWRGNRLRPASRGEWWPILTGGVLLIGVHHALLFAGQQYVPSTVAAVLLGLIPVVTPALTRLSTARKRLTPIGLFGVGLGFLGVVTIANPDPSNLLGSDLRGVALVLGSALAFAFGAVLTHDAEATMPMLAEQAWMMLVGAVVLHATSALLPGESLSAVLWTVDGVLAVVYLAVVAGAAGFALYFWLLRRVGPIEVSLLEYVIPIVAAVAGWAALGEALAPTTVAGFVVIFAGFLLVKRGAVRNALRRWRDGTTPHTQRAD, from the coding sequence TTGATGCGCACGCGCACGCCCCTCGTCTTTCTTCTCGTCGCCGCGATCTGGGGCACCGGATTCACGGCGACCGAGATCGGCCTCAGATCGCTGCCGCCGGCCCTCTTCGCGGCGCTCCGGTTCGATCTGGCCGCGGTCCTCCTCTTCGGTCTCGCCGTCTGGCGCGGGAACCGGCTCCGCCCCGCCAGCCGCGGGGAGTGGTGGCCGATCCTGACCGGCGGCGTCCTCCTGATCGGCGTCCACCACGCGCTGCTGTTCGCCGGCCAGCAGTACGTTCCGAGCACCGTCGCCGCCGTACTCCTCGGGCTCATTCCGGTCGTCACGCCCGCGCTGACGCGACTGTCGACCGCCCGGAAGCGACTCACGCCGATCGGCCTCTTCGGCGTCGGACTCGGCTTTCTCGGCGTCGTCACGATCGCGAACCCCGACCCGTCGAACCTCCTCGGCTCGGACCTCCGGGGGGTCGCGCTCGTCCTCGGGTCCGCGCTCGCCTTCGCGTTCGGCGCGGTGTTGACCCACGATGCGGAGGCCACGATGCCGATGCTGGCCGAACAGGCCTGGATGATGCTCGTCGGCGCGGTCGTCCTCCACGCGACGAGCGCACTCCTGCCCGGCGAGTCGCTGTCGGCCGTCCTCTGGACCGTCGACGGGGTCCTCGCCGTCGTCTACCTCGCCGTCGTCGCCGGCGCCGCCGGGTTCGCGCTGTACTTCTGGCTCCTGCGCCGCGTCGGCCCGATCGAGGTGAGCCTCCTGGAGTACGTGATTCCGATCGTCGCCGCCGTCGCCGGCTGGGCCGCCCTCGGCGAGGCGCTCGCACCGACGACTGTCGCCGGGTTCGTGGTCATCTTCGCGGGGTTCCTCCTCGTCAAGCGCGGGGCCGTCCGGAACGCGCTCCGACGGTGGCGAGACGGTACGACGCCGCACACGCAGCGGGCGGACTGA
- a CDS encoding 50S ribosomal protein L39e encodes MGKKSKAKKKRLAKLERQNTRVPAWVMMKTDMEVTRNPKRRNWRRSNTDE; translated from the coding sequence ATGGGTAAGAAATCGAAGGCCAAGAAGAAGCGCCTGGCCAAACTGGAGCGCCAGAACACGCGCGTTCCGGCCTGGGTGATGATGAAGACGGATATGGAAGTCACGCGAAACCCCAAGCGCCGCAACTGGCGTCGCAGTAACACGGACGAGTAA
- a CDS encoding 50S ribosomal protein L31e: MSASDFEERVVTVPLRDVKAVPGHERAGRAMSLIREHLAKHFKVDEDAVRLDPSLNETVWARGKQKPPSKLRVRAARFDEDGESIVEAEIAE; encoded by the coding sequence ATGAGCGCCAGCGACTTCGAAGAGCGCGTCGTCACGGTACCGCTTCGGGACGTCAAGGCGGTCCCCGGCCACGAACGCGCCGGACGAGCGATGTCCCTGATCCGAGAGCACCTCGCGAAGCACTTCAAGGTGGACGAAGACGCCGTCCGCCTGGACCCCTCGCTCAACGAGACAGTGTGGGCCCGCGGCAAGCAGAAGCCGCCGAGCAAGCTCCGCGTCCGCGCCGCCCGGTTCGACGAGGACGGCGAGTCCATCGTCGAGGCGGAGATCGCAGAGTAG
- a CDS encoding translation initiation factor IF-6 — protein MLRASFAGSPYVGVFARATDHVLIVRSDAESDVVDAMTEELDVPAVATTVGGSGTVGALATGNENGILVTSRATEREKEAIESAAEVPVAELPGRINAAGNVVLANDYGAYVHPELSAEAVGVVESTLDVPVEHGSLADVQTVGTAAVATNEGALCHPKSREPELEALESHLDVRADIGTVNYGAPLVGSGLVANEAGYVAGEDTTGPELSRIEDALGYLE, from the coding sequence GTGCTCCGCGCCTCCTTCGCCGGGTCGCCGTACGTCGGCGTGTTCGCCCGCGCGACGGATCACGTTCTCATCGTCCGTTCGGACGCCGAATCCGACGTCGTCGACGCGATGACCGAGGAACTCGACGTTCCGGCAGTCGCGACCACCGTCGGCGGCTCCGGGACCGTCGGCGCACTCGCGACCGGCAACGAGAACGGGATCCTCGTGACGAGTCGCGCCACCGAGCGCGAGAAGGAGGCGATCGAGTCGGCGGCGGAGGTGCCGGTCGCCGAACTGCCCGGTCGAATCAACGCCGCCGGCAACGTCGTCCTCGCGAACGACTACGGCGCGTACGTCCACCCGGAACTCTCCGCAGAGGCGGTCGGCGTCGTCGAATCGACGCTGGATGTCCCCGTCGAGCACGGCTCGCTCGCGGACGTCCAGACCGTCGGGACGGCCGCCGTCGCGACCAACGAGGGCGCGCTGTGTCACCCGAAGTCCCGCGAACCGGAACTCGAAGCGCTCGAATCGCACCTCGACGTCCGCGCGGACATCGGCACGGTCAACTACGGCGCGCCGCTCGTCGGTTCCGGTCTGGTCGCCAACGAGGCCGGCTACGTCGCCGGCGAGGACACCACCGGCCCCGAACTGAGCCGGATCGAGGACGCGCTCGGTTATCTCGAGTGA
- the rpl18a gene encoding 50S ribosomal protein L18Ae: MSQFTVSGRFQSRDGFSEFTTSVEAPNEDVARERVYANIGSQHGLKRTQIELGEVAEAEEAAA, encoded by the coding sequence ATGAGTCAGTTTACTGTGAGCGGCCGGTTCCAGAGCCGCGATGGGTTCAGCGAGTTCACAACGAGCGTGGAGGCGCCCAACGAGGACGTCGCCCGCGAACGCGTGTACGCGAACATCGGCAGCCAACACGGTCTGAAGCGCACGCAGATCGAGCTCGGCGAGGTCGCCGAGGCCGAGGAGGCCGCAGCATGA
- the pfdA gene encoding prefoldin subunit alpha encodes MMGGGQQQLQQLSQELQAIDEEIEELESQVDDLQTEQTEIDEAIEAIQTLESGSTVQVPLGGGAYVRAEVQDIDEVIVGLGGDFAAEQSADDAVDALRTKQDALDDRIDEVREDIAELESESSELEQQAQQMQQQMQQQQMQQMQQMDEGGDE; translated from the coding sequence ATGATGGGTGGCGGTCAGCAGCAACTCCAGCAGCTCTCCCAGGAACTGCAGGCCATCGACGAGGAGATCGAAGAGCTGGAGTCTCAGGTCGACGACCTCCAGACCGAACAGACCGAGATCGACGAGGCGATCGAGGCGATTCAGACCCTCGAAAGCGGCTCGACGGTTCAGGTCCCGCTCGGCGGCGGCGCCTACGTCCGCGCGGAGGTCCAGGACATCGACGAGGTCATCGTCGGTCTCGGCGGCGACTTCGCGGCCGAGCAGTCCGCCGACGACGCGGTCGACGCCCTTCGCACGAAGCAGGACGCGCTGGACGACCGCATCGACGAGGTCCGCGAGGACATCGCCGAACTCGAATCCGAGAGCTCGGAGCTCGAACAGCAGGCCCAGCAGATGCAACAGCAGATGCAGCAGCAGCAGATGCAGCAGATGCAGCAGATGGACGAAGGCGGCGACGAGTAA
- the ftsY gene encoding signal recognition particle-docking protein FtsY — MFDGLKKKLDSFREDVEETAEEKELDAADADLDDSEPAPSGENEPSETTSDGTETASEAEPSIDTGAADDDTEAADDAEAGDGTEANAGPDEAGVEERPDTRDGDGDEPASLASEEAAAALQEDAAEDSGPGRLKRAAAFATGKIIIEEEDLEDPLWELEMALLESDVEMNVAEEILDTIREKMIGETRAQVETTGELVETALHDALYEVISVGQFDFDGRVAESEKPVTIVFTGVNGVGKTTSIAKMARYFENQGLSVVMANGDTYRAGANEQIQKHAENLDTKLITHEQGGDPAAVLYDAVEYAEAHDVDVVLGDTAGRLHTSNDLMAQLEKIDRVVDPDMTLFVDEAVAGQDAVERAKKFNDAAEIDGAVLTKADADSNGGAAISIAYVTGKPILFLGTGQGYDDIERFDPERMVDRLVGEES; from the coding sequence ATGTTTGACGGACTAAAGAAGAAACTCGACAGCTTCCGTGAGGACGTCGAGGAGACGGCCGAGGAAAAGGAACTGGACGCGGCCGACGCCGACCTCGACGACTCCGAGCCGGCGCCGTCCGGCGAGAACGAGCCCTCCGAGACGACGAGCGACGGGACTGAAACCGCGTCCGAAGCCGAGCCGTCGATCGACACAGGGGCCGCGGACGACGATACAGAAGCTGCTGACGACGCCGAGGCGGGCGACGGCACGGAAGCGAACGCCGGCCCCGACGAAGCCGGCGTCGAGGAGCGCCCCGACACGCGCGACGGTGACGGCGACGAGCCCGCGTCGCTGGCGTCCGAGGAGGCCGCCGCCGCCCTGCAGGAGGACGCGGCGGAGGACTCGGGACCGGGCCGGCTCAAACGCGCGGCGGCGTTCGCCACGGGCAAGATCATCATCGAGGAGGAGGACCTCGAAGACCCCCTCTGGGAACTCGAGATGGCGCTGCTCGAGAGCGACGTGGAGATGAACGTCGCCGAGGAGATCCTCGACACGATCCGCGAGAAGATGATCGGCGAGACGCGCGCGCAGGTCGAGACGACGGGCGAACTCGTCGAGACGGCGCTGCACGACGCGCTCTACGAGGTCATCAGCGTCGGCCAGTTCGACTTCGACGGGCGCGTCGCCGAGAGCGAGAAGCCCGTGACGATCGTGTTCACCGGCGTCAACGGCGTCGGGAAGACGACGAGCATCGCGAAGATGGCGCGGTACTTCGAGAACCAGGGGCTGTCCGTCGTGATGGCGAACGGCGACACGTACCGCGCCGGGGCGAACGAGCAGATCCAAAAGCACGCCGAGAACCTCGACACGAAGCTCATTACTCACGAGCAGGGCGGCGATCCCGCGGCCGTGCTCTACGACGCCGTCGAGTACGCGGAGGCGCACGACGTCGACGTCGTCCTCGGCGACACCGCGGGGCGGCTCCACACCTCCAACGACCTGATGGCCCAGTTGGAGAAGATCGACCGCGTCGTCGACCCCGACATGACGCTGTTCGTCGACGAGGCCGTCGCGGGCCAGGACGCCGTCGAGCGCGCGAAGAAGTTCAACGACGCCGCCGAGATCGACGGGGCCGTTCTCACGAAGGCCGACGCCGACTCCAACGGCGGCGCGGCCATCTCGATCGCCTACGTGACGGGCAAGCCGATCCTCTTCTTAGGAACCGGCCAGGGCTACGACGACATCGAACGGTTCGATCCCGAGCGGATGGTCGACCGGCTGGTCGGCGAGGAGTCGTAG
- a CDS encoding GNAT family N-acetyltransferase, whose translation MDDSDSRCDYWNPSECTGTPFCPPRCPRFVDGEETPLLVRRYEEQEFDAVVRMYEDLDPTNRTMGLPPASRERLEQWLTNFTEDGWNLVAVDDDRVVGHVGVVPATAEDPQFVIFVHDDYQNRGVGSELIRHLIASAADRGHDALQLDVAKENRRAISVYRNVDFEVTERKGMGLSMELSLDAAIAEAVQRPPAER comes from the coding sequence ATGGACGACTCCGACAGTCGATGTGACTATTGGAACCCCTCTGAGTGCACCGGAACGCCGTTCTGTCCGCCGCGATGCCCCCGGTTCGTCGACGGGGAGGAAACTCCGTTACTCGTTCGACGCTACGAGGAGCAAGAGTTCGACGCTGTCGTGCGGATGTACGAAGATCTCGATCCGACGAACCGCACGATGGGACTGCCGCCGGCGAGTCGAGAGCGGCTCGAACAGTGGCTGACCAACTTCACCGAGGACGGCTGGAACCTGGTCGCCGTCGACGACGACCGCGTCGTCGGACACGTCGGCGTCGTCCCGGCCACGGCCGAAGACCCCCAGTTCGTGATCTTCGTGCACGACGACTATCAGAACCGCGGAGTCGGCTCCGAACTGATCAGACACCTCATCGCGTCAGCCGCTGACAGAGGCCACGACGCGCTTCAACTGGACGTCGCGAAGGAGAACCGCCGCGCCATCTCCGTCTACCGGAACGTCGACTTCGAGGTCACCGAACGGAAGGGGATGGGCCTCTCGATGGAACTCTCTTTGGACGCTGCAATCGCGGAGGCGGTACAGCGGCCACCGGCAGAACGGTGA
- a CDS encoding LysE family translocator, giving the protein MSLVLDLVSVVPDLPTYLAFCAAAVALILTPGPDTMYVLARGIQSRDAGVRSAFGVSTGVLFHTAAATLGLAALLRAAPAAYRIVKYAGAVYLVYLGVQAIRNDEFGSAGDADGTAANATGSFRRGVLVNALNPKVALFFLAFLPGFAGSGPDAAPRMLLLGATYAALTAVYLSGVAVASGRVGDALASATTTSRLSWLGGGAMITLGLALAID; this is encoded by the coding sequence GTGTCGCTCGTCCTCGACCTCGTCTCCGTCGTTCCCGACCTCCCGACGTACCTCGCTTTCTGCGCCGCCGCCGTCGCGCTCATCCTCACGCCCGGTCCGGACACGATGTACGTCCTCGCGCGGGGGATTCAGAGCCGCGACGCCGGCGTCCGCTCGGCGTTCGGCGTGTCCACCGGCGTCCTCTTCCACACCGCGGCGGCGACGCTGGGGCTCGCCGCGCTCCTTCGCGCCGCCCCGGCCGCGTATCGGATCGTCAAGTACGCCGGCGCGGTCTACCTCGTCTACCTCGGCGTGCAGGCGATCAGGAACGACGAGTTCGGTTCGGCCGGGGACGCGGACGGGACGGCCGCGAACGCGACGGGGAGTTTCCGCCGCGGCGTCCTCGTCAACGCGCTCAACCCGAAGGTGGCGCTGTTCTTCCTCGCGTTTCTCCCCGGCTTCGCCGGCTCCGGTCCCGACGCCGCTCCGCGGATGCTGCTTCTCGGGGCGACGTACGCCGCGCTGACGGCGGTGTACCTCTCGGGCGTCGCCGTCGCGTCCGGACGGGTCGGAGACGCGCTCGCCTCGGCGACGACGACCTCGCGGCTGAGTTGGCTCGGCGGCGGCGCGATGATCACGCTGGGACTGGCGCTGGCCATCGACTGA
- a CDS encoding signal recognition particle protein Srp54, which translates to MVLDNLGSSLRSSLDKLQGKSRLDEEDVEEIVKEIQRSLLSADVEVGLVMDLSSSIEERATEEEPPAGTSARDHVLRIVYEELVDLVGESTDLPLESQTILLAGLQGSGKTTSAAKMAWWFSKKGLRPAVIQTDTFRPGAYDQAKQMCERAEVDFYGDPDESDPVTIARDGLEATEDADVHIVDTAGRHALEDDLIAEIEEIESVVDPDRSLLVLDAAIGQGAKEQAREFDDAIGIGGVVVTKLDGTAKGGGALTAVNETGSSIAFLGTGETVQDIERFEPNGFISRLLGMGDLKQLSERVERAMAETEEEEDDWDPEDIMEGSFTLKDMQKQMEAMNRMGPLDQVLDMIPGLGGGFKDQLPDDAMDVTQDRMRAFDVIMDSMTDDELENPRSIGASRTRRIARGSGKDEETVRELLEQHKMMEQTIQQFQGMGDGDMQRMMKKLQNQGGGGGGMGGLGGGGGGGLGPFG; encoded by the coding sequence ATGGTACTCGATAATCTCGGGAGTTCCCTCCGCAGCAGTCTCGACAAGCTGCAGGGGAAGTCCCGCCTCGACGAGGAGGACGTCGAGGAGATCGTCAAGGAGATCCAGCGCTCGCTGCTCTCCGCCGACGTCGAAGTCGGTCTCGTGATGGACCTCTCCTCGTCGATCGAAGAGCGCGCGACAGAGGAGGAACCGCCCGCCGGTACGTCCGCCCGGGATCACGTCCTCAGAATCGTCTACGAGGAACTCGTCGACCTCGTCGGCGAGTCGACGGACCTCCCGCTGGAGTCTCAGACCATCCTCCTCGCCGGGCTCCAGGGATCGGGCAAGACCACGAGCGCCGCGAAGATGGCGTGGTGGTTCTCGAAGAAGGGGCTCCGCCCGGCCGTCATCCAGACCGACACGTTCCGCCCGGGCGCGTACGACCAGGCCAAGCAGATGTGCGAGCGCGCCGAGGTGGACTTCTACGGCGACCCCGACGAGTCCGACCCGGTCACGATCGCCCGCGACGGCCTCGAGGCTACCGAGGACGCCGACGTTCACATCGTCGACACCGCCGGCCGGCACGCGCTCGAAGACGACCTGATCGCCGAGATCGAAGAGATCGAATCGGTCGTCGACCCCGACCGCTCGCTGCTCGTCCTCGACGCCGCGATCGGCCAGGGCGCGAAGGAGCAGGCCCGCGAGTTCGACGACGCGATCGGCATCGGCGGCGTCGTCGTCACCAAACTCGACGGGACGGCGAAGGGCGGGGGCGCGCTGACCGCCGTCAACGAGACCGGCTCCTCGATCGCCTTCCTGGGGACCGGCGAGACGGTCCAGGACATCGAACGCTTCGAGCCCAACGGCTTCATCTCCCGGCTGCTCGGGATGGGCGACCTCAAACAGCTATCGGAGCGCGTCGAGCGCGCGATGGCCGAGACCGAGGAGGAGGAGGACGACTGGGACCCCGAGGACATCATGGAGGGGTCGTTCACCCTCAAAGATATGCAGAAGCAGATGGAGGCGATGAACCGGATGGGGCCGCTCGATCAGGTCCTCGATATGATCCCTGGGCTCGGCGGCGGTTTCAAGGATCAGCTCCCGGACGACGCGATGGACGTCACCCAGGACCGGATGCGCGCCTTCGACGTCATTATGGACTCGATGACCGACGACGAACTGGAGAACCCCCGCTCGATCGGCGCGTCCCGGACCCGCCGGATCGCCCGCGGCTCCGGGAAGGACGAGGAGACCGTCCGCGAACTCCTCGAACAGCACAAGATGATGGAACAGACCATCCAGCAGTTCCAGGGGATGGGCGACGGCGATATGCAGCGGATGATGAAGAAGCTCCAGAACCAGGGCGGCGGAGGCGGCGGAATGGGCGGTCTCGGCGGTGGCGGAGGCGGCGGTCTCGGGCCGTTCGGATAG
- a CDS encoding magnesium transporter, with translation MTVREVAREAYREALPALAASLVGGLFAGVVLSGMRAELRAVPGLLVLVPALLATRGNVYGSLGARISTALHQGLVEPRVRGGDERLRAAVAAALANGLLVSSFAAVAVFAILTVLGDSVAPLPVLVATALLSGFLSGVALAGVVVTAVFAGYRRGRDPDTLVGPLVTTTGDLFGMLFLLVAVRLVLFAAGVV, from the coding sequence ATGACCGTCCGGGAGGTGGCTCGCGAGGCCTACCGCGAGGCGCTCCCAGCGCTCGCTGCGAGCCTCGTCGGCGGCCTTTTCGCGGGCGTCGTCCTCAGCGGGATGCGGGCCGAACTCCGCGCAGTCCCCGGACTGCTCGTCCTCGTGCCGGCGCTGCTGGCGACCCGCGGCAACGTCTACGGCTCCCTCGGCGCGCGCATCTCGACCGCGCTCCACCAGGGGCTCGTCGAACCCCGAGTGCGCGGCGGCGACGAGCGCCTCCGCGCGGCGGTGGCTGCGGCCCTCGCGAACGGCCTGCTCGTGTCGTCGTTCGCGGCGGTAGCGGTGTTCGCGATCCTCACCGTACTCGGCGACTCCGTCGCCCCGCTCCCCGTGCTCGTCGCGACCGCGCTCCTCTCGGGGTTCCTCTCCGGCGTCGCGCTCGCGGGCGTCGTCGTCACCGCCGTCTTCGCCGGCTACCGCCGCGGGCGCGACCCCGACACGCTCGTGGGGCCGCTCGTGACGACGACGGGGGACCTCTTCGGGATGCTCTTCCTGCTCGTGGCGGTCAGGCTGGTCCTGTTCGCCGCCGGGGTGGTCTGA